One Candidatus Poribacteria bacterium genomic window carries:
- the cobA gene encoding uroporphyrinogen-III C-methyltransferase, producing MGRREDTEENRRKVYIVGAGPGDPSLITKRGLDLIRRADCILYDALAPVELLFYAKEEAELVPVGKKWGTTQNEINRLMEVKAKEGKLVVRLKGGDPFIFGRGGEETEYLNERGIEFELVPGISALSAGPAYAGIPLTHRRLSSSICAVTCHEDPSKEEELNWRSVAELNGTLVLFMGAKNAREVKEKLTSSGMNGNLPFASITWGTTSMQRVTAGKLKELGEERLEPPSLTVIGDVVELREKLSWFERKPLFGRNILVIRPKEEALELAERLREYGARALIFPAIKFLPLDLEVGLLRESLDSDWMVFTSKRGVRFFLQALQKAGLDVRRVRSRVAAIGAVTAEELRKVGILADLLPDEYSSKGLLRSFARIGVSGKRISLLRCRGGNATLRNGLKELGAEVSEVELYQTVPSGRREAKILRLLLSQMDTFIFTSPSCVSSFLETFGEEGRSALRKGLIVAIGPVTGKSLEERGFTVDIMPDLYTGEGIVEAIRR from the coding sequence ATGGGTCGCAGAGAAGATACTGAGGAAAACCGGAGGAAGGTCTATATCGTAGGGGCAGGTCCAGGCGACCCCTCCCTCATCACGAAAAGAGGGCTCGATCTTATAAGGAGAGCTGATTGTATACTTTACGATGCACTTGCCCCGGTGGAGCTCCTCTTCTACGCAAAGGAGGAGGCTGAGCTCGTGCCCGTCGGAAAGAAATGGGGCACAACACAGAATGAGATCAACAGGTTGATGGAGGTGAAGGCAAAGGAGGGGAAACTCGTCGTTCGCCTCAAAGGGGGAGATCCCTTCATATTCGGAAGAGGGGGTGAGGAAACGGAATATCTGAACGAGAGAGGGATAGAGTTTGAGCTCGTCCCCGGGATCAGCGCCCTTTCGGCCGGGCCGGCCTACGCCGGCATTCCGCTGACGCACAGGAGGTTATCCTCATCCATCTGCGCCGTGACCTGTCACGAGGACCCGAGTAAGGAGGAAGAGCTGAACTGGAGATCCGTCGCGGAGCTCAACGGAACGCTCGTGCTTTTCATGGGAGCTAAAAACGCCAGGGAGGTAAAGGAGAAGCTCACCTCCTCCGGAATGAACGGAAACCTGCCGTTTGCGAGCATAACCTGGGGGACCACCTCGATGCAGAGGGTTACGGCCGGGAAGCTCAAGGAGCTGGGAGAGGAACGGCTTGAACCGCCCTCCCTCACGGTCATCGGCGACGTGGTGGAGCTCAGGGAGAAGCTATCCTGGTTCGAGAGGAAACCCCTTTTTGGGAGGAACATACTTGTGATAAGGCCTAAAGAAGAGGCGCTTGAGCTTGCCGAACGTCTCAGAGAATACGGGGCCAGAGCCCTTATCTTTCCGGCCATAAAGTTCCTGCCCCTCGATCTCGAGGTTGGGCTCCTGAGGGAGAGCCTGGACTCCGATTGGATGGTCTTCACGAGCAAGAGAGGCGTAAGGTTTTTCCTACAAGCGCTTCAAAAGGCGGGGCTCGACGTCAGAAGGGTGAGATCGAGGGTCGCTGCGATCGGCGCAGTTACCGCCGAGGAGCTGAGGAAAGTGGGGATCCTCGCCGACCTTCTTCCCGACGAATATTCGTCGAAGGGACTCTTGAGGAGTTTCGCGAGGATAGGGGTTTCCGGGAAGAGGATATCGCTTCTGCGCTGCAGAGGTGGAAATGCAACCCTGAGGAACGGGCTGAAGGAGCTCGGCGCGGAAGTGAGCGAGGTGGAGCTTTATCAGACCGTGCCCTCAGGTAGGAGGGAGGCCAAGATCTTAAGGCTGCTGCTTTCGCAGATGGATACTTTCATATTCACAAGTCCGTCCTGCGTCTCCTCCTTCCTCGAGACGTTCGGCGAGGAGGGGAGATCGGCTCTGAGAAAGGGACTCATCGTCGCCATAGGTCCGGTCACGGGAAAAAGCCTTGAGGAGAGAGGATTCACGGTGGATATAATGCCTGACCTTTACACAGGTGAAGGGATAGTCGAGGCGATAAGGAGGTGA
- the hemC gene encoding hydroxymethylbilane synthase: MRIKVGTRGSKLALAQAKEAKLKLERLGFDVELIIIRTKGDIHRETPVENLGKGIFVKEIERELLEGNIDIAVHSSKDMLSELPEGLKVAAYLRRENPSDCLVTRDGRKLHELEEGARIGTSSLRRAFQLLDLRMDLEILPIRGNLDTRLRKLRDGVCDALVVAYSGLLRLGMESLAVEIFDPRNFLPSPGQGALALETRAGDKITSLLKSIDHLPTRVEVEAEKAFLKALGGGCRKAIGAYGRFTKDGIHLKGVLYLDGRRFEAEGEGEDPEELGRWVAEKILRKTGGRSIS, from the coding sequence ATGAGAATAAAAGTTGGAACCAGGGGAAGCAAACTAGCTTTGGCTCAGGCGAAGGAGGCTAAGCTGAAGCTTGAAAGGCTCGGCTTCGATGTGGAGCTGATTATTATAAGGACAAAGGGCGACATCCACAGGGAAACCCCCGTCGAGAACCTCGGCAAAGGCATTTTCGTCAAGGAGATAGAGAGGGAGCTCCTGGAGGGAAACATAGACATAGCCGTTCATAGCTCAAAGGATATGCTTTCGGAGCTTCCCGAAGGGCTTAAGGTGGCAGCGTATCTGAGGAGAGAGAACCCGTCCGACTGTCTCGTGACACGTGATGGCAGGAAACTTCATGAGCTCGAGGAGGGGGCGAGGATTGGAACTTCAAGCCTAAGGAGGGCCTTTCAGCTTCTGGATCTGAGGATGGACCTGGAGATCCTCCCTATAAGAGGCAACCTGGATACCAGGCTCAGGAAGCTCCGCGATGGAGTCTGCGATGCGCTGGTTGTGGCCTACTCGGGCCTATTGAGGCTCGGTATGGAGTCGCTGGCCGTTGAGATCTTCGATCCTCGAAATTTCCTTCCATCGCCCGGCCAGGGAGCTTTAGCCCTTGAGACGAGGGCCGGGGATAAAATAACATCCCTCCTCAAATCCATAGATCATCTCCCGACGAGGGTTGAGGTCGAGGCCGAAAAAGCCTTCCTCAAAGCTCTGGGGGGAGGTTGCAGGAAGGCGATCGGGGCTTATGGGAGGTTTACGAAGGATGGGATCCACCTCAAAGGCGTCCTTTATCTCGATGGGAGGAGGTTCGAGGCGGAGGGTGAAGGCGAAGATCCGGAGGAGCTGGGAAGATGGGTCGCAGAGAAGATACTGAGGAAAACCGGAGGAAGGTCTATATCGTAG
- the hemA gene encoding glutamyl-tRNA reductase, whose product MGLPVELKIEGMRVLIVGGGEVAARKFAKILEHKPSLLRVVAREISRDIKEKAKDFDGTELLERDFSEDDPTGFDLVFVATDDAELNRRAAEKAREKGALVNVADDPELCDFYMPALIKRGDLSIAISTGGIAPSFSAQLKRMICEELPIEFLSKALQIVSKMRRELIEKGFQGRRDLIRAISTDHVNRVIHGTRRGIYLLGFNYKTSPIHIREKALEVLSSLEGGLEESVLLSTCNRVELYFCDEGVERALEGIPDELKDYLYFRRGEGVFKHLALVASGCDSLALGETQIAGQVKRAYEEARDKGRTGKVLNRLFERALKASKEIRVKTGIQESSISVPSLAVKLAEKKLSDLSGKKVGILGTGEVAEILLRHLKLEDLYLIGRNREKLALLCEEHPAKPVHLSELERVLGELDLLFVATSSHVPLLRRAQVERALRGGKILIIDLSVPRNVEEDVREIENVECLFVDELREIASENLRRKEERLKEAERVAQIEAEKFRKWYENLEVEEIILSLFRKLEGVPAEKLFRDAIKRIKRDRKLALAFREIFGL is encoded by the coding sequence ATGGGTCTTCCGGTTGAGCTTAAAATCGAGGGAATGAGAGTCCTGATAGTCGGCGGCGGGGAGGTTGCCGCGAGGAAGTTCGCTAAAATTCTGGAACACAAACCCTCCCTCCTGAGGGTGGTCGCCAGGGAGATATCACGGGATATAAAGGAGAAGGCGAAAGATTTCGATGGGACAGAGCTTCTGGAGAGGGATTTCAGTGAGGATGATCCTACGGGGTTTGATCTGGTCTTCGTCGCCACCGATGACGCCGAGCTTAACAGAAGAGCAGCGGAAAAGGCGAGGGAGAAAGGGGCGTTGGTGAACGTCGCCGATGATCCTGAGCTCTGCGATTTCTACATGCCTGCCTTAATAAAAAGGGGCGATCTGAGCATAGCCATCTCCACAGGAGGTATTGCCCCCTCCTTCTCCGCCCAGCTTAAAAGGATGATCTGCGAAGAGCTCCCGATCGAGTTCCTTTCAAAGGCGCTCCAGATCGTCTCGAAGATGAGAAGAGAGCTCATTGAGAAGGGGTTTCAGGGCAGGAGGGATCTGATCCGCGCCATCTCGACCGACCACGTAAACCGTGTAATCCACGGCACGCGTAGGGGGATATACCTTTTGGGATTCAACTATAAAACCTCCCCCATCCATATCAGGGAGAAGGCACTTGAGGTTTTAAGCTCACTTGAAGGTGGGCTGGAGGAATCAGTGCTGCTTTCCACCTGTAATAGGGTGGAGCTTTATTTCTGTGACGAGGGGGTTGAACGGGCTTTGGAAGGAATCCCTGATGAGCTCAAGGATTATCTCTACTTCAGGAGGGGGGAGGGGGTTTTCAAACACCTGGCCCTCGTCGCCTCCGGATGTGACTCGTTAGCTCTGGGCGAAACCCAGATAGCGGGTCAGGTCAAGAGGGCGTATGAGGAGGCGAGGGATAAGGGTAGAACGGGCAAGGTTCTGAACAGGTTGTTTGAAAGAGCCCTTAAGGCTTCCAAGGAGATAAGGGTCAAAACGGGAATCCAGGAATCCTCCATCTCCGTCCCATCGCTTGCCGTTAAACTCGCCGAGAAGAAGCTCTCAGATCTTTCGGGCAAAAAGGTGGGGATACTGGGGACAGGGGAGGTGGCCGAGATACTGCTCAGACACCTGAAGCTCGAAGACCTCTATCTTATCGGTCGGAACAGGGAGAAACTCGCCCTCCTTTGCGAGGAACATCCCGCCAAGCCTGTCCATCTGAGCGAGCTTGAGAGGGTTTTAGGTGAACTGGATCTGCTCTTCGTCGCCACATCCTCTCACGTTCCCCTTCTCAGAAGGGCACAGGTTGAAAGGGCCTTAAGAGGAGGGAAGATCCTGATAATAGACCTGAGCGTCCCCAGGAATGTGGAGGAGGATGTAAGGGAGATTGAGAATGTGGAATGTCTCTTCGTGGACGAGCTCAGGGAGATCGCTTCGGAGAACCTCAGGAGGAAGGAGGAGAGGCTTAAAGAGGCGGAGAGGGTAGCCCAGATCGAGGCCGAGAAGTTCAGAAAGTGGTATGAGAACCTGGAGGTAGAGGAAATCATACTTTCGTTATTCAGAAAGCTGGAGGGGGTCCCGGCCGAAAAACTGTTCCGGGACGCGATTAAGAGGATAAAAAGGGATAGGAAACTGGCGCTGGCGTTCAGGGAAATCTTCGGGTTGTGA
- a CDS encoding NapC/NirT family cytochrome c, whose protein sequence is MGGVRKLYLIIVIALVALVGISFGLFEYTSTPSFCKSCHNMKPYYESWKESKHKDVNCLKCHFEPGFASYVKGKVSTGLTHVVNYAVGTYKKRKPHAEIRDDSCLREGCHERKALETKRIQFKGVTFTHQPHLARSDLGLSLRCTSCHSHTAQEAHFSVEEGTCFLCHFPKGEVKEPVSTCTSCHGEPKGIVKIGDEEIRHEDLLSSGASCTQCHTSIVRGNGDVPSETCASCHSEPETIGRYGEMDLIHRDHLSHSVECSRCHLEVRHELP, encoded by the coding sequence ATGGGAGGAGTGAGAAAGCTATACCTGATAATCGTAATCGCCCTCGTCGCTTTAGTCGGAATTTCCTTCGGGCTTTTCGAGTATACCTCGACTCCAAGCTTCTGTAAGAGCTGCCACAACATGAAGCCTTACTATGAATCGTGGAAGGAGTCGAAGCATAAGGATGTTAACTGTCTGAAGTGTCACTTCGAGCCGGGTTTTGCATCGTACGTCAAGGGGAAAGTCAGCACGGGCTTGACTCATGTGGTCAATTACGCCGTAGGGACATACAAAAAGCGCAAACCTCACGCCGAGATACGGGATGATAGCTGTCTCAGGGAGGGATGCCATGAGAGAAAGGCTTTAGAGACAAAACGGATTCAATTCAAAGGAGTCACCTTCACCCACCAACCTCATCTTGCTCGATCGGATTTGGGACTGAGCCTCCGCTGCACGAGTTGTCACTCGCACACAGCGCAGGAGGCCCACTTTTCGGTTGAGGAGGGAACATGTTTTCTCTGCCACTTCCCGAAAGGGGAGGTTAAAGAGCCGGTTTCAACCTGCACCTCCTGCCACGGTGAGCCGAAGGGGATCGTGAAGATAGGAGATGAAGAGATCAGACATGAGGATCTCCTGAGTTCGGGGGCGAGTTGCACACAATGCCATACATCCATCGTAAGGGGAAACGGCGATGTGCCGAGTGAAACCTGCGCCTCATGTCACTCCGAACCCGAAACGATCGGGAGGTATGGTGAGATGGATCTGATCCATAGGGATCACCTCTCTCACAGCGTGGAGTGTTCCAGATGTCATCTCGAAGTCAGACATGAGCTCCCATAG